Proteins encoded by one window of Salicibibacter halophilus:
- a CDS encoding acyl-CoA dehydrogenase produces MDFLLSEDQQMIRKMVRDFAENEVEPTAAERDAEERFDRSLFTQMAELGFTGLPWPEADGGAGSDFLSYVVAIEELSRVCASTGVTLSAHISLASWPIYKFGTEEQKETYLKPLARGDKLGAFGLTEPGSGSDAGAMKTTAVLEGEHYVLNGAKIFITNGGEADVYVVFAVMDAGPAAFIVEKDDPGFFVGKKEVKMGIRSSPTTEIRLENCRVPKKNRLGEEGEGFKIAMQTLDGGRNGIAAQALGIAQGALDAATAYAKERKQFGKSIGGQQGISFKLADMATKIEASRLLTYQAAWREQEGLDYGKASAMSKLYAADTAMEVTTEAVQVFGGYGYIREYPVERYMRDAKITQIYEGTNEIQRLVIAKMVMAD; encoded by the coding sequence ATGGATTTTTTATTATCAGAAGATCAACAAATGATTCGAAAAATGGTTCGCGATTTTGCTGAAAATGAGGTGGAGCCAACCGCTGCTGAAAGGGACGCGGAAGAACGTTTTGACCGCTCCCTTTTCACACAAATGGCTGAACTCGGGTTTACGGGGCTCCCTTGGCCGGAAGCGGACGGTGGTGCCGGCAGCGATTTTTTAAGTTACGTCGTTGCCATTGAAGAGCTATCCCGTGTCTGTGCGTCTACGGGGGTTACATTATCCGCCCATATTTCCCTTGCAAGTTGGCCTATCTATAAATTCGGCACGGAAGAGCAGAAAGAAACGTATTTAAAACCGCTTGCGCGCGGGGATAAACTTGGCGCTTTTGGCCTTACGGAACCGGGATCAGGCTCTGATGCAGGCGCGATGAAAACGACGGCCGTCCTCGAAGGGGAACATTATGTGCTGAACGGGGCAAAGATCTTTATCACAAATGGCGGGGAAGCCGATGTTTACGTCGTGTTTGCAGTGATGGATGCAGGACCCGCGGCATTTATCGTGGAAAAAGACGATCCGGGTTTTTTTGTCGGAAAAAAAGAAGTAAAGATGGGCATCCGTTCTTCCCCTACAACTGAAATCCGTCTTGAAAACTGTCGTGTTCCCAAAAAGAATCGTTTGGGAGAGGAAGGCGAAGGATTTAAAATCGCGATGCAGACATTGGACGGCGGTCGTAACGGGATTGCCGCGCAAGCATTAGGAATTGCTCAAGGGGCTCTTGATGCAGCGACGGCTTATGCGAAAGAGCGAAAGCAATTCGGAAAATCCATCGGCGGCCAACAAGGAATCAGCTTTAAACTTGCGGATATGGCAACGAAAATTGAAGCATCCCGACTGTTAACATATCAAGCGGCGTGGCGTGAACAAGAGGGGCTGGATTATGGAAAGGCGTCTGCCATGTCGAAACTTTATGCGGCTGATACGGCGATGGAAGTCACAACGGAAGCGGTGCAAGTGTTCGGAGGCTACGGATATATCCGTGAATACCCAGTGGAACGATATATGCGAGACGCGAAGATCACGCAAATCTACGAGGGAACAAATGAAATCCAACGTCTTGTAATCGCGAAAATGGTGATGGCAGATTAA
- a CDS encoding TetR/AcrR family transcriptional regulator, whose protein sequence is MEKRYVPAMVKDEQLIQKRRDQMVKSAVKLFQEKGFHRTTTREIARASGFSVGTMYEYVTSKEDILYLVCDAVYDEVTDRFNQLLDQSLPAAERFEQMVTALFQVMDEMQEEVLVMYQEAKSLPKESLSYVLKKDESMTADIRKVIDECREEGYLTLDEASARFMAENITVKGHMWTFRRWSLRKHYTLEQYTRLQLDALLSK, encoded by the coding sequence ATGGAGAAACGATATGTTCCGGCGATGGTTAAAGATGAGCAGCTCATCCAAAAACGGCGTGATCAAATGGTCAAAAGTGCCGTTAAACTTTTCCAGGAAAAAGGGTTTCACCGTACGACAACCCGTGAAATCGCCCGGGCTTCAGGATTTAGCGTGGGCACGATGTATGAATATGTCACTTCCAAAGAAGATATCCTGTATCTTGTTTGTGACGCGGTTTACGATGAAGTGACCGATCGTTTCAATCAACTATTGGATCAGAGTTTGCCTGCCGCAGAGCGTTTTGAACAAATGGTAACCGCCCTTTTTCAAGTGATGGATGAAATGCAGGAAGAAGTGCTCGTCATGTATCAGGAAGCAAAATCATTGCCAAAAGAATCTCTATCCTATGTGTTAAAGAAGGACGAGAGCATGACGGCAGATATTCGAAAAGTGATTGATGAATGCCGCGAAGAAGGGTATTTGACACTGGATGAAGCATCTGCACGTTTTATGGCTGAAAATATAACAGTGAAAGGGCATATGTGGACGTTTAGACGCTGGTCATTAAGGAAACATTATACATTGGAACAATACACCCGCTTGCAACTGGATGCGCTGTTATCCAAATAG
- a CDS encoding acetyl-CoA C-acetyltransferase — protein MAETVIVSGARTPFGKMGGSLASLSAMDLGGHALKSAIGRAGIEAGQLDEVIMGHVLQGGQGQLTSRQAARAADVPWDVKTEAINKVCASGMRSVTLADQIIRSGDAARIAAGGMESMSQAPHVVPNFRFGQKMGDAKLIDSMVHDGLTCAFEGVHMGVYGNRNATEFDISREAQDDWAARSHSRAQEATESGRFKEEIAPVTIPQKRGEDIVVDQDEAIRENVTTDKLGQLPPAFGKDGTITAGNAPGVNDGASALVLMEKETAQAENVDPLATIIGHTAIAVETERFPQTPGLIIDKLCKKTGYRPEDIDLFEMNEAFAVVALLGEQLAGVDAAKINVNGGAVALGHPIGASGNRILLTLAHELQKRGGGLGIAAICSGGGQGDAVLLKV, from the coding sequence ATGGCGGAAACAGTGATTGTATCGGGAGCAAGAACCCCTTTTGGCAAAATGGGCGGGTCCTTGGCTTCATTGTCGGCGATGGATTTGGGCGGACACGCTTTAAAATCGGCCATCGGTCGTGCCGGGATTGAAGCAGGCCAGTTGGACGAGGTCATTATGGGGCACGTTCTTCAAGGCGGCCAAGGGCAGTTGACTTCTAGGCAAGCAGCGAGAGCGGCCGATGTGCCATGGGATGTTAAAACAGAGGCGATTAATAAAGTATGCGCATCAGGCATGCGGAGTGTCACCCTTGCCGACCAAATCATTCGCAGCGGTGATGCGGCGAGAATCGCGGCCGGGGGTATGGAATCGATGAGCCAGGCGCCACACGTTGTGCCGAATTTTCGATTTGGCCAAAAAATGGGGGATGCCAAACTCATTGATTCGATGGTTCATGATGGATTGACATGTGCGTTTGAAGGGGTCCATATGGGCGTTTACGGCAACCGTAATGCGACAGAATTCGACATTAGCCGTGAAGCGCAAGATGATTGGGCGGCCCGCAGCCACTCGCGGGCGCAGGAAGCGACGGAGAGCGGACGATTTAAAGAAGAGATAGCACCTGTAACGATTCCGCAAAAGCGTGGAGAAGATATCGTCGTGGACCAAGATGAAGCGATTCGCGAAAACGTTACGACGGATAAATTGGGACAATTGCCGCCGGCGTTCGGAAAAGACGGAACAATTACGGCCGGGAACGCGCCGGGTGTGAACGACGGGGCAAGTGCGCTCGTGCTCATGGAAAAAGAAACGGCACAAGCTGAAAATGTGGATCCATTGGCGACGATCATCGGTCATACGGCCATTGCTGTGGAAACGGAACGTTTTCCGCAAACCCCGGGGCTTATTATTGATAAACTTTGCAAAAAGACCGGGTACCGGCCTGAAGATATTGATTTGTTTGAGATGAACGAAGCTTTTGCAGTCGTTGCCCTTCTCGGTGAACAATTGGCAGGGGTCGATGCAGCAAAAATTAATGTGAACGGTGGAGCGGTAGCACTTGGCCATCCGATCGGCGCGAGCGGCAACCGTATATTGCTTACGCTCGCCCATGAACTGCAAAAACGCGGCGGAGGCCTGGGCATCGCGGCGATTTGCAGCGGTGGCGGCCAAGGGGATGCCGTGTTGTTGAAAGTCTAA
- a CDS encoding (Fe-S)-binding protein gives MEDLFFWIHVIAFIAVTLYALFLFYRLVKTRVDFIRLGDKPNFIYSAKERWKAVMVNVFGQKKLLKDKKSGIIHVIFFYGFIIVQFSAIDVIWKGLSNGGQLPFGPLYPFFTLSQEIVVLIILFGVVWAFYRRYIEKIVRLKRGWKAGIVLILLSGVMVFKLATKGAGHVWFAGSAPNVFEPASSVIALAIEPMGATAAGVLFYAFWWLHLLFLLTFLVYIPQSKHAHLIAGPANVYVGPTHPTGKLESIDFEDETKEEFGKNKIEDFDQKQLLDLYACVECGRCTNMCPATGSGKMLSPMDLLIKMRDHLTEKGAAITSQSPWMPAYAFGDASANQLATEGGSEEVAATKEVHSMNLIGDVITEEELWACTTCRNCEDACPVANEHVDKILDMRRYLVLTEGKMDADAQRAMTNIERQGNPWGINRKERENWRDSRDDIEVPTVKELKKKDEEFDYLFFVGSMGSYDKRSQKIAASFAKLLNEAGVSFAILGNKEKNSGDTPRRIGNEFLFQELATKNIEEFEKNGVKRIITIDPHAYNVFKNEYPEFGLEDVEIYHHTEFLVQLLEEGKLKPSHAVNETITYHDSCYLGRYNEVYDPPREILRAVPGLKVVEMERNREKGMCCGAGGGMMWMEEEAGQRVNVARTEQALEVDPTMIGSACPYCLTMLSDGTKDKGLEEDIETLDVVEILERSIAGTGEKEKTA, from the coding sequence GTGGAGGACCTATTTTTTTGGATACATGTAATCGCTTTTATAGCGGTGACGCTCTACGCCCTGTTTTTATTTTATAGACTTGTGAAAACACGGGTTGACTTTATACGCCTTGGCGATAAACCGAATTTCATCTATTCCGCGAAGGAACGATGGAAAGCGGTTATGGTCAATGTGTTTGGCCAGAAGAAGCTGCTGAAGGATAAGAAAAGCGGGATTATTCACGTTATTTTCTTCTACGGCTTCATTATTGTTCAATTCAGCGCGATCGATGTCATATGGAAGGGCTTAAGCAACGGAGGGCAATTGCCGTTTGGGCCACTTTATCCCTTTTTCACATTATCGCAGGAAATAGTTGTTCTAATCATTCTTTTCGGAGTAGTTTGGGCTTTTTATCGCCGTTATATCGAAAAAATCGTACGGTTGAAGCGTGGTTGGAAAGCCGGTATCGTTCTTATTTTGCTCAGTGGCGTCATGGTGTTTAAATTGGCGACAAAAGGGGCGGGCCACGTGTGGTTTGCCGGTAGTGCACCAAATGTTTTTGAACCTGCATCCTCGGTGATCGCGCTCGCGATTGAGCCAATGGGGGCCACGGCAGCCGGCGTTTTATTTTACGCATTCTGGTGGCTGCACCTTTTGTTCTTGCTTACATTCCTTGTCTATATCCCGCAATCCAAACACGCCCATTTAATCGCGGGACCGGCCAACGTATATGTGGGGCCGACGCACCCGACGGGAAAATTGGAATCGATTGATTTTGAAGATGAGACAAAAGAAGAATTTGGAAAGAACAAAATTGAAGATTTTGACCAAAAGCAGTTGTTGGATCTATACGCTTGCGTCGAATGCGGGCGTTGCACGAATATGTGTCCGGCGACGGGAAGCGGCAAAATGCTATCGCCGATGGATTTGCTTATTAAAATGCGGGACCATTTGACGGAAAAAGGAGCGGCGATCACTTCCCAATCTCCTTGGATGCCGGCATATGCCTTTGGAGATGCATCGGCAAATCAGCTGGCAACCGAAGGCGGAAGTGAAGAAGTCGCGGCAACGAAAGAAGTTCATAGCATGAATTTGATCGGCGATGTTATTACCGAAGAGGAACTTTGGGCTTGCACGACTTGCCGGAACTGTGAAGACGCTTGCCCGGTGGCGAATGAACACGTCGATAAAATTCTCGATATGCGGCGTTATCTCGTCCTCACCGAAGGAAAAATGGATGCAGATGCGCAACGGGCGATGACGAACATTGAACGTCAGGGCAACCCGTGGGGCATCAACCGTAAAGAGCGTGAGAACTGGAGAGACAGCCGTGATGATATTGAAGTGCCGACGGTAAAAGAACTGAAGAAAAAAGATGAAGAATTTGACTATCTTTTCTTCGTCGGGTCGATGGGCTCTTATGACAAGCGGAGCCAGAAGATTGCGGCGTCGTTTGCCAAGCTGCTAAATGAAGCCGGCGTTTCCTTTGCCATTCTTGGAAACAAGGAAAAGAATTCCGGAGATACCCCTAGAAGGATCGGCAATGAGTTTCTTTTCCAAGAGCTCGCGACGAAAAATATCGAGGAATTCGAGAAAAACGGCGTGAAACGTATCATTACGATTGATCCGCACGCGTACAACGTGTTTAAAAACGAGTATCCGGAGTTCGGTTTGGAAGACGTAGAAATCTACCACCATACGGAGTTCCTCGTGCAACTGTTGGAAGAAGGAAAGCTGAAGCCGTCACATGCGGTTAATGAAACCATTACGTACCATGATTCTTGTTACCTTGGCCGTTATAACGAAGTCTACGATCCGCCGCGAGAAATCTTAAGAGCGGTCCCCGGCCTAAAAGTGGTCGAGATGGAACGAAACCGTGAAAAAGGAATGTGCTGCGGTGCCGGCGGCGGTATGATGTGGATGGAAGAAGAGGCTGGACAAAGAGTGAACGTTGCCCGTACGGAGCAAGCATTGGAGGTCGATCCAACGATGATCGGAAGCGCTTGTCCGTATTGCCTGACGATGCTTAGTGACGGCACAAAAGACAAAGGCCTTGAAGAAGATATCGAAACGCTTGATGTTGTGGAAATTTTAGAGCGTTCGATTGCAGGAACCGGGGAAAAAGAAAAAACGGCGTAA